GATGAGAGAATTAGCACATGTTGTAAAGCTGGTCATGATGGAGAAGAAGGACATACTCCTCTCCATCTTGCTCGGGTTCTCAGCGGGGATTACGGCAGTGGGACTGTTTGCCTCTAGTGGATATCTCATTTCCAAAGCGGCACTGGCTCCGCCGATCTATACCTTGACCGTGATGATTGCGGTCCTGAAGCTCTTCGGTTTCGCGCGGGCATTTGTTCGTTACGGAGAACGACTATATTCGCACAGGGCAACTTTTACGATTTTAAGTAATCTACGTGTCGCTTTTTATAAAAAAATTGAGCCGCTTGCGCCGCAAATTTTCCAGAAATACAGAAGCGGTGATTTGCTTGCACGAATTGTGGGGGATGTAGAAAGCTTGCAAAACTTCTTTCTACGTGTGTTCTACCCGCCGGTTGTGCTGGTGCTCGTCTTTTTAAGTACGATATTTTTCATTTCCTTTTTCTCTATTTATCTGGCATTGGTAATGTTCGTCGGATTAATTTTGACAGGGTTTGTGGTGCCAGCGTACTTTGCGCTCGGGCAACGCCGATTGCAAAGTCGTGTCAGAGAAGAGAGAGGGGCGCTATCGACAGAGGTGACGGAACTGTTTTATGGGTTCCGCGACTTGAAGATCTATCAGCAACTCGATGTAAAAGAGAAGTTGCTTGCCGATGCTGCCGGTTCTTATGTTGGGGAGCAGGAGCGAGAAGGAAAACAGGCGATGTTCAATCAATCGATGAACACGTTTATTACGTTGCTTGTGTCATGGGCCTTGCTTGCGCTGGGGGCATACCTAACTGTGGAGGGCCAGTTTGAAGGATTGTTCCTGGCAATGCTAGTGATGATTTCCTTGACGGTGTTTGAAAATGCTGCGCCGATGGCTGTTTTTCCGAATCATTATGAGGAGAGCAGACGGGCTGCGGAAAGATTGGATGAAGTGGTCGACGGGGAGCCGGTTGTAGGTGTGGCGTCTTCTGAAACAGTTGAATTACCTGTTGGAACGGCGTTTTCTTTCGAAATGAAGGATGTCCACTTCCGCTATCCTGGAGAATCCCGTTTGACGCTGGATGGGGTGAATATTAGTTTGCCTGCTGGATCGAAGACGGCGATTGTTGGGCCTAGTGGGTCTGGGAAATCGACGTTGTTGCAGTTGTTGTTAAAAATTTATGAAACTGAGGATGGGAATGTCTCGTTGGATGCATGGGATTATGCCTCTGTTGATCAGGAAGACTTGTGGGGCGTGGCAAACGTCGTCCTGCAGGAAAATCACTTTTTCTACGGCACGGTAAGGGAGAATCTCGCTCTTGCTAAAGATGGATTGAGCGATGAAGAAATGGTAGAGGCATTGAGCGCGGTGAAGCTTGACGGGTTTTCCTTGGATGATGCGGTGCTCGAAAAAGGGGAGAACCTTTCCGGCGGGGAGAAGCAGCGCCTTGCTATCGCGCGTGCATTGTTGAGGTCAGAACGTTTGTGGCTCTTGGATGAACCGACTTCCTCCGTGGATGCTGTAACGGAAGCTGCAATTTTTGAAAAACTTTTTGAGGCGGCGGCAGAGGATACCTTGGTGCTGGTGAGTCACCGTTTGACGGGTCTCGAGAAGATGGATCAGATTGTTGTCATGGAGAATGGTCGTGTTGTGGAAGCAGGCACATTTGACGAGTTGATTAGGATGAAGGGGTACTTCTATGAGATGAAAGAGATAGAGAAGAGTGTGTTTATGTAGGTTAGGGGTTTTAGCTTTGGCTAGGCCGTCTGGGGGAGAGATAGTTGGTCCCTCTGGCGGCTTTTTTCTTAGATGATAGGGGTGCTGGATCAATTGTCCGAAGTTTTGGCGAAGTTGACCGAAGATTTCTCAGAGTTGACCAAAGAATTGAGAAAGTTGACCGAAGTTTTGAGTCAAATGACCGAACGCATTTTTCAAATGACCGAAGGCCCAAAATATTTGACCGAACATCCGCCTGTAAATGTCCGAACCCCCACCAAAATAGGTAATGAAATGTCTGAACCAATGGGAAAGTTGTCCGAATGGGTTTTCACACCCCAAAACTGGATCATTTTCCTCTCTTTTTCCTCCAAAATCAATAAAGCCCAAAGCCTAAATTTGCTAAAAACCTTTCCAAAAAACAAACTTCTTCGCCTTTGGAGTTGTTTCGTTCTTCACAATGAGTTCCCAAACTGAAAGTAGACTTTTAACATAAATTACATTGACGTTTAGGAGGAAAGGGTAGTATAGTAGAGTTTAAATGATAACGATTATCATTAGGGTGTCGAAGTAAAAACGATTAATATACATAACTATTGTAAAAAGGGTGTGGAAGTATTGGTACGACGGTTTTTCTCGTATTATAAGCCATATAAGTGGCTGTTTATTTTGGATTTTTCCTGCGCCGTTTTGGTAGGGTTGCTGGAACTTGCGTTTCCGATTGCCGTTAACCAGGTAATTGATAGACTGTTGCCGCAAGAAAATTGGACACTCATCGTCTGGGCGTGTATCGGACTACTTGCCATCTATGCGATCAATACCGGGCTTCATTATGTGGTTACCTACTGGGGGCATATGCTTGGCATTAATATTGAAACAGACATGCGCAGAAAATTATTTCAGCACATGCAAAAACTTTCGTTTGGCTATTACGACAACAATAAAACAGGGCATTCCATTTCAAGGCTTACCAAAGATTTAGAAGAGATCGGAGAAGTTGCCCACCACGGACCTGAGGATGTCTTTGTGGCATTGATGACGCTTATCGGGGCATTTTTCATTATGCTCTCCATCAATTGGAAGCTTGCTATACTATCATTCTTAGTCATTCCGCTATTAATGATCCTTGCCATCCATTTTAATAAAAAAATGACACGCACGTTCCGCAGAATGTTCAGTGACGTGGCTGAAATTAATGCAAGAGTGGAAGATAGCATCGGTGGAATCCGCGTGGTGCAGGCTTTTGCCAACGAAAAACATGAACAGAAGCAATTTGCCGTGAACAATGAAAGCTACCGTTCTACGAAACTAGCTTCTTATAAAATAATGGCCCAGAATGTCACTGCTAACTACATGCTCATGCGTCTTGTTACGTTATTTACCCTGCTGTTTGGTACCTTCTTCGTCATTCGCGGAGAGCTTAGTTACGGAGAGTTTGTCGCATTCATCCTTCTGTCTAACATTTTATTAGGGCCGATTCAGAAAATAAATGCGGTAATCGAAAGCTATCCGAAAGGGATTGCCGGGTTCAAACGATACACAGAAATCATGGAAACAGAACCTGATATTGCAGATGCGCCGGATGCGGTCCATGCAGATTTAGAAGGGGAAATTCATTACCGAAATGTATCGTTCGGGTATGAAGGCAACGAACGAGTATTGAAAAATATCAACCTCACCGTCAGAGCGGGGGAAACAGTGGCGATTGTCGGTCCATCAGGTGCCGGAAAAACGACGCTATGCAGTCTTTTGCCAAGATTCTATGAGTTAGAGGAAGGCAGCATTCTTATTGACGGTTATGATACGCGCGAATTGACGCTAGAATCTTTGCGAAGCCAAATTGGAATCGTGCAGCAGGATGTATTTTTATTTTCTGGAACGATCAGAGAAAATATTGCATACGGAAAACTTGATGCCACAGACGAAGAAATCATGGAGGCGGCAAGACGTTCCCAACTGGATGAATTCATTTCCACGCAGCCACAGGGGCTTGATACCGTCATTGGGGAACGCGGGGTGAAACTGTCTGGCGGACAAAAACAACGTCTTGCCATTTCACGGATTTTCCTGAAGAATCCACCGATCCTGATTTTAGATGAAGCGACGTCCGCACTTGATACCGAAACAGAACGCGCTATCCAAGAATCGTTGACGGAGCTTTCCAAAGACCGGACAACGCTTGTCATCGCCCACCGCCTTGCCACCATCAAAAATGCAGACCGTATTATGGTTGTGACAAAGGATGGCATTGCCGAACAAGGCCGACATGAGGAACTGATTGAGGCAGAAGGAATTTATAGCAGACTGCATCATGCGCAATTCGGATAAAGAGTGAGGAAATTTTTGTAAGGGTGTTTCAACTGTCTCCACGGGGGAATGTATAGAGAAAAGAGCTATCATTTTTCCTAGGAGGAAACGACAATGAAAAAAACGATATTAGGTGTATATGATACAGAGAAGAAAGCTAGAAATGTTGTGGAAGGATTGATTGTCCAGGGATACCGGGCGGAAGAGATCGTCGTGGTTGCACTTGGTGAAGAAATTGGATCCGACTACCCGACAGGAACAAGGGTCGAACATATCACATCAGAAGAAGACGATTCTGTGGTCGACAAACTCCTTTTGCCGGATGAAGCACAGGCACCACAAGGTGTAGGCAACAAACTGCTTGAACTAGGCCTTTCAGACCGAGATGCACCAATGTATGCAACAGATGTGGAAAACGGCAGAATCTTGGTGCTGACGAATGAAAAAGAGAGCCAGGAAGCACGCACGGTTGAGCCTTGTGTGGGAGATCGTGAACAGCAAGAGATGCACTAGACAGGTAGACTTATATAATTTGAGGAACGCTCCCTATAGTGGGGACGTTCCTCTTTTTGTATTCATATAGGAAAGAAGTGTTATGATTCCACCCTTTTTAATGGCTTCGTTGCAGGCCCTTCCAAAACGTCCCCCTTATAGGAGAACCTTGATGCATGACATGGGCAATCCCACGAACGTTCCGCATCATTCCACACCACGTCGCATCCCATATGGGTACAGATAGGCTTTAAGAGGTGATATGTGCCTTCCTTGTCCTTGTATGCTCCAACTTTTTTGCCATCAAGTTGAATTATTCCTCCCTCATCATATTCCAGTTCTTCGATGCTACGGGACTCTCTTTTTATTTTTCCCTTTATCAGTTCTTTTGCAACTGTTGCATTTTCCTTTACAAAATTTTTGGCGCTGCTGAAATCCATCTCGTTTCTGCTCGGATGGAAAAGGTCCGTGTAGGGATTTTCCTTGTTAAGGATATAATCTTTCAATATACAAGCAGCAATTGTACCGTTTGTCATCCCCCACTTCGCATATGCGGTAGCTATAAATACATTTTCAGAACCTTTCTTAACAGGGCCGATGTAAGGCAAGTTATCCAAGGAAAAAATATCCTGTGAGGACCAATGAAAAGGAATGGCTTCTATATCAAAGTACCTGGTACCAAATTGGACGAGCCTTTCATAGTGAGTAGAGGTGTCTCGATCATTTTGTCCGGTAGGATGCCCTTCCCCTCCAAATAGCAATAATTTCTTTCCATCAGGGCCGGGTGCAGATCGAATGGAGCGTGTCGGTTTTTCGGCATTCAAGTACATCCCATCTGGTATGTTTTTTTCATTTGTTTTCGCCGCCAGGGCGTAAGAGCGTTCCACATGTAATCTGGAAAAGAGAAGGCCGTTCCTATCATTGAATGGGTAATGGGTGCTAACGATGACATGGTTACTTTTCACCTTAAATCCGTTTTCCGTTTCAACAACCGAAGAATCCGCCTGTATGTCTGTAGCTCTTGTATCCTCATACACTTTCCCGCCTAGTTTTGTAAAAGCCCGCAACAGTCCATTAAGGTATTTGATTGGATGAAACTGTGCCTGGTCCCGCATCATCACAGCATTGTTTATGGAAAAGGGCAGGGTAAGATCTCCCTTATGAGCAAAGCCCCCATTTATACCAAGCTTAAGATAGGCATTTGCCTCTTTCTCCACTTTTTGCTCCATTTCCTTGCTTGTCGAGTAAATAAATGAAGGGAGTGTCTGGAAATCGCAATCTATCTGCAGGGCGTTGATGCAGTCCTGAATGAAAGATAAGCCTTTCTGATTTGCCTCATAATAAAGCCGTGCTTTTTCTTGTCCGTGTTGATTAATCAAATCTTGATAAATCAACCCATGCTGAGAGGAAATCTTGGCAGTGGTAAACCCGGTGGTCCCGCCGATGACCTTGCCACCTTCTAGGAGAGCGACTTTCAACCCTTCCTTTGCAAGAAGGTAAGCTACGGTGATTCCGGTAATTCCGGCACCGATGACAGTCACATCTGTTAAGACATCTTCAGTAAGCGGAGAAAAAGTATTGGGTGAATCTTGCTCTTTCCAGAGTGAAGCAGGGAAGGATGGTAGTTTTGTATTATTAGACATATTAAAACCTCCAATAAATAGCGTTACTAATTCGTACCCTACCTGATGGGAAAATATCGTCATGCAGAGTATTGGGAGATTCATGGTAAAGTAACTTCGAATATCCCTATGCCAACTTCCATAAAGAAGAAGGTAGCCATTAATTTTCCTGGGTGTTTCGCTGCTTTGGCACGAACTCGGGGTGTTTTGGCACGAACTCGCCACGTTTCCGCACGAACTCGGGCATTTTTGGCACGAACTTGCCACGTTTCGGAACGAACTCTGCCCAACATAGCCTCAGCTCGTCCTCAGAACGGTCCAATCAACCCCCATTCAACAAATTTAATCGAATACGTTTTGAAACGAAAGAAATTTTAAGGTAATATACAAAGTGGAAGAGTTACTAGAATTAGCTCGATAAAACATATAAGCAAGGAGAGTACTCATGACAAAAGTTTTAGTACTAGGACATAAAAACCCAGATACAGATTCCATCTGCTCAGCCATCGCTTATGCAGAGTTGAAAAAACAACTAGGCATGGACGCAGAGCCGGTTCGTTTAGGTGAGTTAAACGGCGAAACAGAATATGCGCTAAAAGAATTCAACAGTGAAGTGCCGCGTCTTGTGGAAACTGTTGCAAACGAAGTAAAGGAAGTAATTTTGGTTGACCACAACGAGCGCCAACAAAGCGTAAGTGATATCGATCAAGTTCGCGTCCTTGAAGTAATCGATCACCACCGTATTGCAAACTTTGAAACGGCCGATCCTTTATACTACCGTGCAGAGCCAGTAGGTTGCACCGCGACAATTTTAAACAAGCTATACAAGGAAAATGGAGTGGTAATCTCTAAGCCAGTTGCCGGATTAATGCTTTCTGCCATCATTTCTGATTCCCTATTGTTTAAATCCCCAACTTGCACAGAGCAAGATGTACAAGCTGCAAAAGAACTTGCGGAAATCGCGGGTGTAAATGCAGATGAGTATGGATTAGCGATGTTAAAAGCAGGAGCAGACATTAGTGACAAAACAGTAGAACAGCTTATCTCCCTTGATGCAAAAGAATTCCAAATGGGCGACTACAAAGTAGAAATCGCACAAGTAAACACGGTTGATACAAACGATGTTCTTACAAAACAAGCAGAGTTAGAAGCAGTAATCACTGCGAACGTTGCGGACAAGGACTTAGATTTGTTCTTACTTGTCGTAACGGATATCTTGGAGAATGATTCTGTTGCACTTGCACTAGGATCCCAAGCTCCGGTTGTAGAGAAAGCATACAACGTGAAGCTTGAGAACAACACTGCTTTGTTGAAGGGTGTTGTGTCCCGTAAGAAACAGGTTGTACCTGTGTTGACGGATGCATTGACAAAATAATAGATGTCTTCGGATAGATGGCGCATGGATTGATTCTTTTGGTGAGTTGGTCCGTGCGTTTTTTTAGGTTTTTTGATATCCCCATAAAAAAGTTACCCAAAAGTGATCCAAATCCTCAACCTAAAACGTTAGGTTCCTAAAGAACCTAGACCCACCCTAAAACATACCAACATTTTAAAGTATAAAAGGAAAGTGTTATATATATAGATAGAGAGATTTGACAAAGAGAGAAGAGGGACGCCCATGAAGACAAGGTTACTGGCATTGTCATTAATAATTGTACTGCTAATAGCAGCTGGTTGCTCGAACACCAACTTAAACAACAGCGACAACGCCGGCGAAGAACTTAAAGAAAAAGATTGGAGCGACATCACCGAACTTGCCGAGGGCTCCAAGGTTCGCATTTTTATGTGGGGCGGAGATGAAGGAATTAACCGCTACATGGATGAGTGGGTCGCGCCTAATTTAAAAGAAGCGCATAACATCGAACTAGAACGAGTCCCAATGGATACAAATGAAATCCTTCAAAAACTATCCACGGAAAAGCGTGCAAACAAAGAAGAAGGTACCATCGACATCATCTGGATAAATGGGGAAAACTTCAAGAACGCCAAGGAGTTTGAACTACTTTACGGTCCATTCAGCGAAAAACTCCCAAACTACCAGAACTATGTCGACACGGAAAGTCTGGACGTCCAATATGATTTCGGTACGGAAGTGGAAGGACTGGAGGCGCCTTGGGGGAAAGTGCAGTTCGTCTTCCAATATGATGAAGAAAAAATCCCAACCCCTCCTGCCAACTTCGAAGAGTTAAAAGATTGGATAAAAGAAAACCCAGGAAAGTTTACGTATCCTGATGCAAATGATTTTACAGGAAATGCGTTTCTTAGACATGTTCTGTACGATGCGGTGGGCGGACCGGAGAAATTATTAGAAAACGGCTACGATGAAAAGGTTTTAGCGAATCATGCAGACGCCCTTTGGAGCTATCTCCGTGAAATCCAGCCGTCCCTTTGGAGAAACGGAGAGACCTACCCAGCAACTCTAACCGACTTAGATCGTCTCTATAGCCAAGGGGAAGTGTGGATGACGATGGGGTATAACGAGGCGAGGGCGGAAAGTCTTATCAAGGACGGCATTTTTCCTGAAAGCACGAAATCCTTTGTGTTAGATTCAGGTTCTATCGGAAATACGCACTTCCTGGCCATCCCGTTTAACAGTCCAAATAAAGCAGGTGCGATGGTGGCGATCGATTTCTTGATGTCCCCAGATGCACAACTTGCCAAATATGAGTCGACATATTGGGGAGAAAATATGGCGCTTGATCCGACAAAACTGCCAGAAGACGCACAGGAAAAGCTAGCCAATATGGATCGCGGAGCTTCTGTCCTGTCACCGGAAAAGTTGAGTGAAAGCCTGTTACCAGAAGTGGATGCAGAATATGTGAATTGGTTGAAGGAGCATTGGGTCAATGAAGTGGTTCAAAAGCAATAACTGGAGTCTTGCACTCCTACCAGCTTTTCTTTTTACATTCTGCCTTGTCGTCTATGGGCTGTTTATGGCGGCACAGGAGAGTGTGACAACCTTAAACGGCTTTTCCTTGGATGCATATAAAAACATATTTGATAACGAGGCTTTCCTGGAGTCGTTAACATACAGTCTCAGGATTGCCTTCGTTTCAACGGTACTGTCTCTCGTATTGGGTCTTTTACTAACTAAATTTCTATTTGAAACTTTAAACAACCACTTGGCAAGGACAGTTGTTTGGTTGCCGATGCTATTTCCTCATTTTGTTTGGGGATATATGATGATTTTGCTTTTTTCGCAAACAGGTTGGTTCTCCACCATGTTGCATGCCATGTCCATCATTGATAGTCCTGATCAATTTCCGGTACTGACGAATGACCGCTATGGAATTGGCATCATCCTTACATATACGTTAAAAGAAATTCCCTTTGTCGTGCTAATGTTGTTGCCTGTATATGCACAGCTTAACCGGGATTTGCCGAATGTGGTGATGACTCTTGGCGGCAACAAGTGGCATGTTTTTAAAACAGTGGAGTGGCCGTGGCTGTTTCCGGTGCTGATGGAAGCGGGGCTGATTGTTTTTGCCTTTATTTTGGCGGCATTTGAAGTGCCGTACTTACTTGGGACGACCTATCCGAAAATGGTATCTGTCCTTGCGTATGAGTGGTTTTATCAAGGGGACTGGAGCAAAAGGCCGGAATCATTTGCTGTGATGATGACAGTGACCGCGATAATCTTTGGTCTGCTTATCATCCTATTAAGTTTGGTTTCAAGGTCACGGTATCGGATGATGAAAGGAAACGGGATGTAGGATGAGGAAAAATAGAAAATGGAACATATTGTATATATTTTTCGCGTTCGTTCTCTTTTTTCCTGTCCTGCTATTGTTGGTGAAAAGTGTATCGTACGGTTGGCGGTGGGGAGAAATTATTCCAACATCATTTTCCGCCAGAGGCTTTGACGTCCTACTGAATGATTCGCGTTTTTATTCGGCGATTGGAATGTCGTTTTTGATCGGGAATATGGTCATTCTTCTAAATCTGTTGATCGCTGTACCGGCTGCAAGGGCACTGGCTTTTCACACTTTCAGAGGAAAATCGCTCGTT
This window of the Sutcliffiella horikoshii genome carries:
- a CDS encoding FAD-dependent oxidoreductase, with translation MSNNTKLPSFPASLWKEQDSPNTFSPLTEDVLTDVTVIGAGITGITVAYLLAKEGLKVALLEGGKVIGGTTGFTTAKISSQHGLIYQDLINQHGQEKARLYYEANQKGLSFIQDCINALQIDCDFQTLPSFIYSTSKEMEQKVEKEANAYLKLGINGGFAHKGDLTLPFSINNAVMMRDQAQFHPIKYLNGLLRAFTKLGGKVYEDTRATDIQADSSVVETENGFKVKSNHVIVSTHYPFNDRNGLLFSRLHVERSYALAAKTNEKNIPDGMYLNAEKPTRSIRSAPGPDGKKLLLFGGEGHPTGQNDRDTSTHYERLVQFGTRYFDIEAIPFHWSSQDIFSLDNLPYIGPVKKGSENVFIATAYAKWGMTNGTIAACILKDYILNKENPYTDLFHPSRNEMDFSSAKNFVKENATVAKELIKGKIKRESRSIEELEYDEGGIIQLDGKKVGAYKDKEGTYHLLKPICTHMGCDVVWNDAERSWDCPCHASRFSYKGDVLEGPATKPLKRVES
- a CDS encoding general stress protein translates to MKKTILGVYDTEKKARNVVEGLIVQGYRAEEIVVVALGEEIGSDYPTGTRVEHITSEEDDSVVDKLLLPDEAQAPQGVGNKLLELGLSDRDAPMYATDVENGRILVLTNEKESQEARTVEPCVGDREQQEMH
- a CDS encoding ABC transporter permease, which produces MKWFKSNNWSLALLPAFLFTFCLVVYGLFMAAQESVTTLNGFSLDAYKNIFDNEAFLESLTYSLRIAFVSTVLSLVLGLLLTKFLFETLNNHLARTVVWLPMLFPHFVWGYMMILLFSQTGWFSTMLHAMSIIDSPDQFPVLTNDRYGIGIILTYTLKEIPFVVLMLLPVYAQLNRDLPNVVMTLGGNKWHVFKTVEWPWLFPVLMEAGLIVFAFILAAFEVPYLLGTTYPKMVSVLAYEWFYQGDWSKRPESFAVMMTVTAIIFGLLIILLSLVSRSRYRMMKGNGM
- a CDS encoding ABC transporter substrate-binding protein, whose translation is MKTRLLALSLIIVLLIAAGCSNTNLNNSDNAGEELKEKDWSDITELAEGSKVRIFMWGGDEGINRYMDEWVAPNLKEAHNIELERVPMDTNEILQKLSTEKRANKEEGTIDIIWINGENFKNAKEFELLYGPFSEKLPNYQNYVDTESLDVQYDFGTEVEGLEAPWGKVQFVFQYDEEKIPTPPANFEELKDWIKENPGKFTYPDANDFTGNAFLRHVLYDAVGGPEKLLENGYDEKVLANHADALWSYLREIQPSLWRNGETYPATLTDLDRLYSQGEVWMTMGYNEARAESLIKDGIFPESTKSFVLDSGSIGNTHFLAIPFNSPNKAGAMVAIDFLMSPDAQLAKYESTYWGENMALDPTKLPEDAQEKLANMDRGASVLSPEKLSESLLPEVDAEYVNWLKEHWVNEVVQKQ
- the cydC gene encoding thiol reductant ABC exporter subunit CydC; protein product: MRELAHVVKLVMMEKKDILLSILLGFSAGITAVGLFASSGYLISKAALAPPIYTLTVMIAVLKLFGFARAFVRYGERLYSHRATFTILSNLRVAFYKKIEPLAPQIFQKYRSGDLLARIVGDVESLQNFFLRVFYPPVVLVLVFLSTIFFISFFSIYLALVMFVGLILTGFVVPAYFALGQRRLQSRVREERGALSTEVTELFYGFRDLKIYQQLDVKEKLLADAAGSYVGEQEREGKQAMFNQSMNTFITLLVSWALLALGAYLTVEGQFEGLFLAMLVMISLTVFENAAPMAVFPNHYEESRRAAERLDEVVDGEPVVGVASSETVELPVGTAFSFEMKDVHFRYPGESRLTLDGVNISLPAGSKTAIVGPSGSGKSTLLQLLLKIYETEDGNVSLDAWDYASVDQEDLWGVANVVLQENHFFYGTVRENLALAKDGLSDEEMVEALSAVKLDGFSLDDAVLEKGENLSGGEKQRLAIARALLRSERLWLLDEPTSSVDAVTEAAIFEKLFEAAAEDTLVLVSHRLTGLEKMDQIVVMENGRVVEAGTFDELIRMKGYFYEMKEIEKSVFM
- a CDS encoding manganese-dependent inorganic pyrophosphatase, whose amino-acid sequence is MTKVLVLGHKNPDTDSICSAIAYAELKKQLGMDAEPVRLGELNGETEYALKEFNSEVPRLVETVANEVKEVILVDHNERQQSVSDIDQVRVLEVIDHHRIANFETADPLYYRAEPVGCTATILNKLYKENGVVISKPVAGLMLSAIISDSLLFKSPTCTEQDVQAAKELAEIAGVNADEYGLAMLKAGADISDKTVEQLISLDAKEFQMGDYKVEIAQVNTVDTNDVLTKQAELEAVITANVADKDLDLFLLVVTDILENDSVALALGSQAPVVEKAYNVKLENNTALLKGVVSRKKQVVPVLTDALTK
- a CDS encoding ABC transporter ATP-binding protein; translated protein: MVRRFFSYYKPYKWLFILDFSCAVLVGLLELAFPIAVNQVIDRLLPQENWTLIVWACIGLLAIYAINTGLHYVVTYWGHMLGINIETDMRRKLFQHMQKLSFGYYDNNKTGHSISRLTKDLEEIGEVAHHGPEDVFVALMTLIGAFFIMLSINWKLAILSFLVIPLLMILAIHFNKKMTRTFRRMFSDVAEINARVEDSIGGIRVVQAFANEKHEQKQFAVNNESYRSTKLASYKIMAQNVTANYMLMRLVTLFTLLFGTFFVIRGELSYGEFVAFILLSNILLGPIQKINAVIESYPKGIAGFKRYTEIMETEPDIADAPDAVHADLEGEIHYRNVSFGYEGNERVLKNINLTVRAGETVAIVGPSGAGKTTLCSLLPRFYELEEGSILIDGYDTRELTLESLRSQIGIVQQDVFLFSGTIRENIAYGKLDATDEEIMEAARRSQLDEFISTQPQGLDTVIGERGVKLSGGQKQRLAISRIFLKNPPILILDEATSALDTETERAIQESLTELSKDRTTLVIAHRLATIKNADRIMVVTKDGIAEQGRHEELIEAEGIYSRLHHAQFG